The DNA sequence TTGCTGATCGGCATCGGCCTGTCCGGCACTTCGTTCTCGGTCATTCTCGGTGTCGTCGGGCGTGCCGTGCCGGCAGACAAGCGCAGCATGGCCATGGGGATTGCCAGCGCCGCCGGCTCTTTCGGCCAGTTCGCCATGCTGCCGGGGACCCTTGGCCTGATCCAGTGGCTGGGCTGGTCCGCTGCACTGCTGGTGCTGGGCCTGCTGGTTGCACTGATCGTGCCTTTCGTCGGCATGCTGCGCGACCGCCCGCTGCCCAGCCATGGCACGGAACAGACCCTGGGCCAGGCCTTGCACGAAGCGTGTTCGCATTCCGGCTTCTGGCTGCTGGCCCTGGGCTTCTTCGTCTGCGGTTTCCAGGTGGTGTTCATTGGCGTGCACCTGCCGGCCTACCTGGTTGACCAGCATCTGCCCGCGACCACCGGGACCACGGTGCTGGCGCTGGTCGGCCTGTTCAACATCGTCGGTACGTTCACCGCGGGCTGGCTGGGCGGGCGCATGTCCAAGCCGCGCTTGCTGACCGGGTTGTATCTGCTGCGTGCGGTGGTCATCGTGCTGTTCCTCTGGGCGCCGGTGAGTGCGTTCAGCGCCTACCTGTTCGGCATTGCCATGGGCCTGTTGTGGCTGTCCACGGTGCCGCTTACCAACGGTACCGTGGCCACGCTGTTCGGCGTGCGCAACCTGTCCATGCTTGGCGGTATCGTCTTCCTGTTCCACCAGCTGGGTGCGTTTCTGGGGGGCTGGTTGGGTGGGGTGGTGTATGACCGTACCGGGAGCTACGACCTGGTCTGGCAGATTTCCATCCTGCTCAGCCTGCTGGCCGCCGCCCTGAGCTGGCCTGTGCGTGAGCGGCCGGTCGCCCGCCTGCAGGCCCAGGCCGCATGAACCGCTACCTGGGCCGCGGGCTGCTGGCCGTTGCCGCGTTGTTGCTGCTGGTGTTGGTCTGGTGGGGCTGGCACCAGGGCGGGATGGCGTTGATGCAACTGGGCATGAGTGTTTGTTAGGCGCTACCCTGCAAGCTCAAGGATTGTTTTGCAGGAGAAACGAACCATGCGTGCACATTGGTTGACGGTGTTGGTGCTGGCCCTGCTTGGCAGCGCTTCGAGCTGGGCTGCCGATTGCCCGGCCTTGTTGCAAGGCAGCCTGCCGGAGTTGCGGGGCAAGGGGCAGGTCGACCTGTGCCAGCGCTTTGCCGGCAAGCCGCTGGTGGTGGTCAATACGGCCAGCTATTGTGGCTTTGCACCGCAGTTCGAGGGGCTGGAGGCGACATACAAGGCGTATCACCAACAGGGCCTGGAAATGCTTGGTGTGCCCTCCAACGACTTCAAGCAGGAAGATGCCGATAGCGAGAAGACGGCCAAGGTCTGTTATGCCAACTATGGTGTCACCTTCACCATGACCAAGGCGCAGCCGGTGCGGGGCAAGGATGCGATTCCGCTGTTCGTCGAACTGGCCAGCCAGAGCAGTGCGCCGAAGTGGAATTTCTACAAGTACGTTATCGATCGCAAGGGCAAGGTGATCGGCAACTTTTCCAGCCTGACCAAACCGGATGACCCAGAATTCCGCGCTGCCATTGAAAAGGCCATCGCTTCGCAACAGTAATGTAACTGCTCTTGCTCTTGCTCTTGCTTCTAAGCGCGCAGTAGTCCAGGCGCCGCCGAATGCGACTTCAGGAGCCCTTCGTTCGGCCTCCTGAAGTCGCGAAGATCAAGATCAGGATCAAGATCAGAATCAAGATCAAGAGCAAGAGCAAAGTCAAAAGCGGGTTATGTGCCCGGGTGGCGTGTTACTTCGCCTGCACCGTCATCGCCACCAACCGCACTACCAACGGCCTGACCATCAATACGCAAACGAACGCCACCGGCATCGCCAATCGATAGGCCTTAAGCACATTACCCAGGTACTCCGGGTTGACCCCCGCATTCGCCGCAGTAATCACGAAGCACATCAACAGCGCCATGATCGACGACATGTAGAAGGCAAAAACATAGGGCGTGGCACCCGGATGTAGTTTGCGTCGGCCGCGCGCCTGCGACAGGTTGCTCATGTGAACTCCTCAAGGTTGGGTGGGAGGCGCAGGTTAGCAACGTACCTGTCAGCCGCTGTAGACCAGCCGTATTGAGTTCTTTATAAAGAGACTCTTACGAATCCAAGGGCCACGCATGGACCTGCTCAATGCCATCCGCAGCTTCATCAAGGTGGTTGAAGCCGGCAGCATCGCCGCCGGCGCCCGCAACTTGGGCCTGAGCCCGGCTGCAGTCAGCCAGAACCTGGCACGCCTGGAAGGCCACCTTCAGGTACGCCTGCTCAGCCGCACCACCCGCAGCATGGCGCTGACCCCCGCCGGCGCCCAGTACTACGAGCGTGTCAGGCACATCGAACGCGACCTGGCCCTGGCCGAACAAGCCATTACTACCCCCGACAGCGAGCCCCAGGGGCGTTTGTGCATTGCCTCGACCTCCGCCTTCGGCCGCCACGTGCTGGCACCGCTGATACCCGCGTTCAGTGCCCGCTACCCCATGCTGTCGATAGAACTGGTAACGACTGATCGCCGGGTCAACCATGCGCGGGAAGACGTGGATGTAAGCCTGCGCATTGCTCCACAGCTGGAAGACCAACTGCTGGCCCGCCACATTGCCCGTATACCGTTCATTTGCTGTGCCTCACCCGGTTACCTGCGCAGCGCCGGCGTGCCAGGCACGCCCGAAGCCTTGCGTGATCACCGTTGCCTGGTGTTTCGCTACCCCGTGGATGGGCGCTTCCTGCGCTGGGGATTCATGCGTGACGGGCTGCGTTTCGAGGCCGAGTTCGGTAGCGTATTGATCAGCGATGACATCGATGCCCTGACCCAGATGGCACTGCACGATGGTGGCATCACCCGCTTGGCCGAGTTCATCGTGCAGCCGCACCTGGCCTCCGGCGCGCTGGTGCCGTTGTTCGAATACAGCGACAAGGGCCAGGCCTATGCCCAGACTGAACCAATGGATATCTACCTGTGCCTGGCCGACCGTTTTGCCATGACCGCGAAAGTGCGTGTGTTCATGGACTACCTGCGCGAATGCCTGGGTGACAGCTGGCAATTGCAGGCATGAAAAAACCGCCACGCGGGCGGTTTTTCATGTAACGCGTACGAATCAGAAACGGTAGGTGAGGGAAGCACCAATACCGTGAGCGCTGTTCTCATACTTGGCTTGGTAGGTACCTTTCAACAGCTGTTGGGACGGAGAGCCCGACACATTGTTGACCTTGGTATCCTCTTCCCACAGGTACGAGTAGGCCACATCGATGGTCATGTCATCG is a window from the Pseudomonas anuradhapurensis genome containing:
- a CDS encoding MFS transporter produces the protein MTSVWRTSGWVLLGAALILALSLGVRHGFGLFLAPMSADFGWGREVFAFAIALQNLIWGLAQPFAGALADRLGAARVVIIGGILYATGLVLMGMADSAWSLSLSAGLLIGIGLSGTSFSVILGVVGRAVPADKRSMAMGIASAAGSFGQFAMLPGTLGLIQWLGWSAALLVLGLLVALIVPFVGMLRDRPLPSHGTEQTLGQALHEACSHSGFWLLALGFFVCGFQVVFIGVHLPAYLVDQHLPATTGTTVLALVGLFNIVGTFTAGWLGGRMSKPRLLTGLYLLRAVVIVLFLWAPVSAFSAYLFGIAMGLLWLSTVPLTNGTVATLFGVRNLSMLGGIVFLFHQLGAFLGGWLGGVVYDRTGSYDLVWQISILLSLLAAALSWPVRERPVARLQAQAA
- a CDS encoding LysR family transcriptional regulator, whose amino-acid sequence is MDLLNAIRSFIKVVEAGSIAAGARNLGLSPAAVSQNLARLEGHLQVRLLSRTTRSMALTPAGAQYYERVRHIERDLALAEQAITTPDSEPQGRLCIASTSAFGRHVLAPLIPAFSARYPMLSIELVTTDRRVNHAREDVDVSLRIAPQLEDQLLARHIARIPFICCASPGYLRSAGVPGTPEALRDHRCLVFRYPVDGRFLRWGFMRDGLRFEAEFGSVLISDDIDALTQMALHDGGITRLAEFIVQPHLASGALVPLFEYSDKGQAYAQTEPMDIYLCLADRFAMTAKVRVFMDYLRECLGDSWQLQA
- a CDS encoding glutathione peroxidase; translated protein: MRAHWLTVLVLALLGSASSWAADCPALLQGSLPELRGKGQVDLCQRFAGKPLVVVNTASYCGFAPQFEGLEATYKAYHQQGLEMLGVPSNDFKQEDADSEKTAKVCYANYGVTFTMTKAQPVRGKDAIPLFVELASQSSAPKWNFYKYVIDRKGKVIGNFSSLTKPDDPEFRAAIEKAIASQQ
- a CDS encoding DUF2798 domain-containing protein, producing MSNLSQARGRRKLHPGATPYVFAFYMSSIMALLMCFVITAANAGVNPEYLGNVLKAYRLAMPVAFVCVLMVRPLVVRLVAMTVQAK